One Companilactobacillus farciminis KCTC 3681 = DSM 20184 genomic window, TCTCACTGCGGTACCAACTAAACTGAGACGTTGATCCGTCTGACCTAACATCATCCCAAATTCTCCACCTAGTAAATGCTGACCGTGGACTAATTGACGATTGATCACAACGGCGCCACCGACCCCAGTTCCAATTACCAACATGACAATATTTTGCATATTGACCGCCATGCCACTATTAACTTCGGCTAAGGCCGCACAATTAGCATCATTTTCCATTGAAACTGGCAGGTTTAGACGTTTCTCCAAAGCTGTTTTGATTGGAAAATTGTGAATATATGGCAAAGCGCTGATTCCACCAATTATTCCTGTTTGTTGATTGACCGCCCCTGGAATACTCAAAGCTACCCCGGCAATCTTAGTTCGATCATATTTTTTTACTATTTTTTCAATTACTGCATAAAATGTTGCTAAATTCTTCGGCGTATCAACGGCACTCTTATTAGTTAAGGTTTGGTTTGATTCATTGAATAAGGCGTGTTTAATCGTTGTTCCACCAACATCAATTGTTATTATTGGTTTCATATTTACCATCCAGAAAATAAATTAAGCGTTTTCTTTACTTACACACCTATTATAATACATCCTTCATTGAATCGATTCAGACAAAGTCCATTCAATTTGACCTTGATATTCGCCACTAAGATTGGACTTTTGATTTTTGATCATAATACCGTCGTCGTCATCCCAATTGTCAGAAATATTTTCAATTTGACTTTGTCCACTCACGGCAGTATCACGATTTGCAATAATTGGTGTATTAGTCAAAGATTGATAATTGTCATTTTTATCAATGAAGAATAATGGCTCAATATAATCATTATCTAAGACATTAAACAATCCTAATGAATGGGCTGATAGGTTCCATTTCGTACCGACACTGTTTACTTTGACATCCCATTTCCCATCACGTTGAATAAAGTCGCCATTTTGATCATCAAAATTTATATCCCTAAAGCGTGAATCTGCGACATCTAATTCTAAGAGCTTCTTATTAATTTGAAAATCAAAGAGTTGACCTTCAGACGTTCTTCCATATACATCAGTGACACTACCACTTAATTTCATCACACCATCGTTTGAAGTCATTCCAAACAAGTGTGGTACAAATTGTGATTTAAATGTCATTGGAGGTCCGTAATCAGCACTACTTGCTGAACCCAATTGACCATATTTCTTATTTTCATCCCAAACAACAATTACTAATTTACTTGGATCAGCACGATAAGTTTCATCTTCTAAATACTTAAATTCTAGAAGTGGCTTAATTACTGTTTGAGCCGTACTGGCGGTAATTGATTTTTGCCTTGAAGTCAAATTAGGCGTCAATTTTGGAACATTAATAATTACCGTTTTTTCTTCTGAACTATACACTCCTCCAGAAATTGAGAATTTAACGATATTTTCTCCTTCCTTCAACAAATCTGGACCAGAGGCTGTATTATATCCAATTGGATTTATCGAGAAACTATAATTATCGTTTTCATCAGGAAAGAAGGCCACTGCATCACTAATGAATGAGAAGTTTTGAAAACTATCACTATCTTCAGTTTTTATCTTCAAAGTTAGCTTTTTAAAACCTAGAGATGTGTTATCGTCAGAATCTATTTCATCACTGTATTTCATTAACCAATTCAAAGGGACAGGATCATTGTCGTGAACATCAATTGTTGCTTCCTTAGGTTCTAAAACGATTCCCTTATCAATTATTTTTATTTTAAAATCTAAAATATTTGATTGACGTGTACCGTCATCTGCCCACATCTTAACTTCATGTAAACCATAATCTAATTTGGTAATTACGTCATCAATGCCAAAGATTAGAGCTCCAGAATCAGAACCAAATTGCGGTTCAAAATCGACTTTCTCTCCGTCTACTTCTACATGAATAGTCGCATTGCCAACGCTTACAGCAGAACCATCGTCATATGCCAATTTAACATCATACAATACTGGTTTTCCTTTTTCACGTACCGAATATTCCTTGAAATTGTATCTAGAAATCACTAATTGCTTATTGTCTAAAACCTTGACTTGATAATCTAAAACGTTAGAAACATGTCCTTTAGAGTCAGTCATCTTAACTTTGAAGTCGTAAGTTTTATTGCTTTCTAAATCACTGACATCAAAAGGAATATCGAAATTACCTGACTTAACTCCTTTAGCAACTGAAATATTGCCTTTTTGAATGCCAGGAACTAATTTATTGTTCTGATCATACACATCTACTTCACTAATTACATCTTCGCCATCAAATTCAGAATCCTTTAAATAAGACATCTTACCTTTAAAATGAACTGTTTCATCGGGACTGACTTCCTGAGACAAGTCATTAGTATTTGTTATCTGCAATACTTCATTATCAATCGTAAAGTCAGGACTCATCGTATCACCTGTAAAACCGTCGGAATTGTAACTAGTATTAACGCCACTTACTTTTGTCGTAATCGGTGTTTGACTCTCCGGTCCTTTGACTGTCCCATAAACTTGAATATTTGATTGATCGTCAATTTTACTCATTGAAGGAATCTTAACTTTAAAACCAGTAACTTGCTTAAAAATTGGCGTATCTGTGTCATTACCGGTTGTTGTACTGACAGTTACTTCTTCTAAATCTGCTTTATTGATCTTGAGACTTTGTTTAGTGCCATCTGCGGCAGTATAATTCATCTCGCCAATCACACCATTTTCATCGCCAGAAAAATCTAAATAGTCTGGCAAAGCAACGGTTGCAGTGATTTCTCCAGATTCAGAAATACCACCGACATACTTCAAGTTTTGCTCTAACATAATTTGATCACCATCGGAGACATTTAAAGTGTCACCGTCAGTTGAATTTGCGGAAGTATCTCTAGTCAAATCAGTCATCTTCGAAGTACCTTTGATATCTACCACACGAGGCATTTTTTCGATTACCATGGCAAAATCGCTTTTTGTTGATTCTGGTGATCCAGTTGAAGCAGTAAAGCCCCAACGAACTTTTTTATCAGAACTATCCTTGACTAATTGATTCGTGTCAATTTCAAAAGTTTTAACATCTTGAGCATTTTGAGATCTGATCGTTCCATCTTGGAACTTGTCATTGATATGATATGACAAATATCCAATTGAAGAACCTGTATCTGGTTTTTGATAATCGATTGTTAAATGACGCCAACCATTTCTGGGGTCTTGAGTTTCAGAGTTAGCAACCGTGATGCCATCGTAACCTAATAGATAAGCATTACTTTGAACTCTTCCTCTATGTCCCATGTAATTGTACGTAGTAGTTTCCTTAAAAACTAATCCAGTTGTATAATTCTTGCCAAAATACGTAGCTACGTCTCCTGGA contains:
- a CDS encoding ROK family protein — translated: MKPIITIDVGGTTIKHALFNESNQTLTNKSAVDTPKNLATFYAVIEKIVKKYDRTKIAGVALSIPGAVNQQTGIIGGISALPYIHNFPIKTALEKRLNLPVSMENDANCAALAEVNSGMAVNMQNIVMLVIGTGVGGAVVINRQLVHGQHLLGGEFGMMLGQTDQRLSLVGTAVRMAQHYNQAYKTNYTGKEILQMAQDGDATAQKYALKLYDNLARAIFNLQFVVDPEAFIIGGGVSGNQDFINNLNEAAQRLVQRVADIKLVPKIIPAYYHNDANLIGAALNFKIKKTVLI